A stretch of the Spirochaetota bacterium genome encodes the following:
- a CDS encoding AMP-binding protein — translation MNLTKVLESNSRKHPDKDCLRYNGKKYTYRNVLELSLQAASLFQSLGIEKGDKIAIMSQNTPDFVISLFGSWFAGATVVPINHKLMAPETEYILDHSEAKLFLFDGSLSSVADKITLKKVKKMALDTEVSGYELFSNNLKSQKQPKHAKVNDEDFAEILYTSGTTGKPKGCLHTHRNVVMAGITAVIATKMDGDDVLLMAMPIWHSSPLNNWFSGILFIGGTTVLLREYHPLHFLQAIQNEKCTIYFGAPVSYTMPVQMIPNFDSFDLTTMRAWIYGGGPISSDVAKMLIEKYKTNNFYQVYGMTESGPTGTVLLPKEQLKKAGSIGKTGLPGCDLRIVTTDGKDAKYGETGEIWLRADSMMKGYYKNPEASKEAFEDDWYKTGDVARIDDDGYLFIVDRIKDMIVTGGENVYSKEVEDVIITMPGITGVAVIGLPHPDWGETVAAFIMKAQDSNITKESIIEYLSDKLAKYKIPRQFIFVDSLPYTPSGKVMKYKLREQYKDYKESK, via the coding sequence ATGAATTTAACAAAAGTATTAGAAAGTAATTCGCGGAAACATCCTGACAAAGACTGCTTAAGGTATAATGGCAAAAAGTATACTTATAGAAATGTTCTAGAATTGTCATTACAAGCTGCATCACTTTTTCAATCTTTAGGTATAGAAAAAGGTGATAAAATTGCAATTATGAGCCAAAATACACCTGATTTTGTTATATCATTATTTGGCAGTTGGTTTGCAGGTGCTACTGTAGTACCTATAAACCATAAACTCATGGCTCCTGAGACGGAATATATTCTTGACCATAGTGAAGCAAAATTATTTTTATTTGATGGTTCTCTATCTAGTGTTGCTGACAAAATAACATTAAAAAAAGTTAAAAAAATGGCATTAGACACGGAAGTAAGTGGATATGAATTATTTAGTAATAACTTGAAATCTCAAAAACAACCAAAACATGCAAAAGTCAACGATGAAGATTTTGCTGAAATTCTGTATACCTCTGGAACTACAGGAAAACCAAAAGGCTGCCTTCACACACATCGTAATGTTGTTATGGCTGGTATCACAGCTGTTATAGCAACAAAAATGGATGGTGATGATGTATTATTAATGGCTATGCCCATATGGCATTCATCTCCATTGAACAATTGGTTTTCAGGAATACTATTTATTGGTGGAACTACAGTATTATTGCGTGAATATCATCCACTGCATTTTCTTCAGGCAATACAAAATGAAAAATGTACTATATACTTTGGTGCCCCTGTTTCATATACAATGCCAGTGCAAATGATTCCAAATTTTGATTCATTTGATTTAACAACAATGAGAGCATGGATTTATGGTGGTGGCCCAATAAGTTCAGATGTAGCAAAAATGCTTATTGAAAAATATAAAACGAATAACTTTTATCAGGTATATGGAATGACTGAATCTGGTCCAACCGGAACAGTTTTATTACCTAAAGAACAGCTTAAAAAAGCCGGTTCCATAGGCAAAACAGGTTTGCCTGGATGTGATTTACGAATAGTGACAACAGACGGAAAAGATGCTAAGTATGGTGAAACTGGTGAAATATGGTTACGTGCTGATAGTATGATGAAAGGATATTATAAAAATCCCGAAGCTAGCAAAGAAGCATTTGAAGATGATTGGTATAAAACTGGCGATGTTGCACGTATAGATGATGATGGATATCTATTTATAGTTGATAGAATAAAAGATATGATAGTTACCGGTGGTGAAAATGTTTATTCAAAAGAAGTAGAAGACGTTATTATAACAATGCCAGGGATTACAGGTGTAGCAGTTATAGGTTTACCCCATCCTGACTGGGGAGAAACTGTAGCAGCATTTATAATGAAAGCACAGGATAGTAATATCACAAAAGAATCTATTATAGAATATTTAAGTGACAAACTTGCAAAGTATAAAATTCCTCGACAATTTATCTTTGTAGATAGTTTGCCGTACACACCAAGTGGTAAAGTTATGAAGTATAAACTGAGAGAACAATATAAGGATTATAAAGAAAGTAAATAA
- a CDS encoding acyl-CoA dehydrogenase has product MSNILLPKNLNQSLQECVQLLDSQSPFINDLPPIERALAYYSIYYKHKLHILLLHEEYGGLSASFSHAGAIFETLAYNYYNTLPTLLTTIHCFELIKSFADNNKKKYLMNAVSNTQKPLAFCLTEEQAGSDITSIQTTAIKKDNKFLINGKKVIVINSGIASYYLVIAQSSKKGRAGLNAFLIPETADGILFEKLEVSSFLHSVIGSITFNNVTIDTQYQIGEEGSGYFLLTEMLDKGRPLVAACCVGAAQHALDIIINHVKTRKQFSRYLFDFQGISFSVAEFETRLHAARLLYRDACEKIDNNEPFTKEASMAKYYASRLFLDITNFGMDALGYRSIIDTSEMKQLNDFAKTMMFIDGTENVQKMIIASLL; this is encoded by the coding sequence ATGAGTAATATATTGTTACCCAAAAATCTTAATCAATCTTTACAAGAATGTGTACAATTGCTTGATTCACAATCACCTTTTATAAATGATTTACCACCTATAGAACGTGCCTTGGCATATTATTCAATATATTATAAACATAAATTACATATTTTATTATTACATGAAGAATATGGTGGTCTATCTGCGTCATTTAGCCATGCTGGTGCTATTTTTGAAACTCTTGCATATAATTATTATAATACTTTACCTACATTACTAACGACTATACATTGCTTTGAACTTATAAAGTCGTTTGCAGATAATAATAAAAAGAAATACCTAATGAATGCAGTTAGCAATACACAAAAGCCACTGGCTTTTTGTTTAACTGAAGAACAGGCAGGTTCTGATATAACATCCATTCAAACTACGGCAATAAAAAAAGATAATAAATTCTTAATTAATGGAAAGAAAGTTATTGTTATTAACAGTGGTATAGCCTCTTACTATCTTGTGATAGCTCAAAGCAGTAAAAAGGGCAGGGCAGGGTTGAATGCTTTTCTTATTCCTGAAACTGCAGATGGCATATTATTTGAAAAACTTGAAGTATCTTCATTTTTACATAGTGTTATAGGATCAATTACGTTTAATAATGTTACAATTGATACACAATACCAGATTGGTGAAGAGGGCAGTGGTTATTTTTTACTAACTGAAATGCTTGATAAAGGAAGACCATTAGTGGCAGCATGTTGTGTTGGTGCAGCTCAACATGCACTGGATATTATTATAAACCATGTAAAAACAAGAAAGCAATTTTCCAGGTATCTATTTGATTTCCAGGGAATAAGTTTCTCTGTTGCTGAATTTGAAACACGATTGCATGCAGCACGTTTATTATATAGGGATGCATGTGAAAAAATAGATAATAACGAGCCATTCACCAAAGAAGCATCAATGGCAAAATACTATGCCAGTAGATTATTTCTTGATATCACTAATTTTGGGATGGATGCGTTAGGTTACAGATCAATTATTGATACAAGTGAAATGAAGCAATTAAACGAT
- a CDS encoding helix-turn-helix transcriptional regulator: MALKEIGRKIQIAREEKGITQLELAKAIGITQAALSNYELGKRRVYFHLIELIAEHLEKPISYFLDDEPLLEDYENIIDDEMLNSLTNKIKQLNRQEFSELDQFIDFLLWRKHNE, encoded by the coding sequence ATGGCTTTAAAAGAGATTGGTAGAAAAATACAAATAGCCCGTGAAGAGAAGGGCATTACTCAGCTGGAACTGGCTAAAGCGATAGGTATTACTCAGGCTGCATTATCCAATTATGAATTAGGCAAGCGAAGAGTATATTTTCATCTGATTGAATTAATAGCTGAACATCTTGAAAAACCTATTTCATACTTTCTTGATGATGAACCATTATTAGAAGATTATGAAAATATAATTGATGATGAAATGTTAAATTCACTTACCAATAAAATTAAACAACTAAACAGGCAGGAATTTTCAGAATTAGACCAATTTATTGATTTTCTTCTCTGGAGAAAACACAATGAGTAA